Part of the Myxococcales bacterium genome is shown below.
GGTCGGCGGTGAGCGACGCGAAGCCGGAACACATGCTGACGCAGTGGCTCGCGCCCAGGAGGCCGAGCGTGAACGCCGAGGCGATGATCGCGGCGCTCATCGGCTCACCTCTTCGGCCCGAGGAAGGGCAGCGTGATGGTTCGTGCGTCGGCCTCAAACCCCTTCGGCACCACACGCAGTGGCAACGCTCGATCGGAGACGAAGTCGTTCGCTGGGAGCGTGACGAAGACCGGAGCGCTGACCTGCTCGAGCGGCTTGAGGCGCACCTCGCGGAGCGGCACGAGGAAGGTCGCCCCCGGCGCGGGCACCGGCTCGATGAGGAACACCGTCTCGCTCGAGCGCTTGTTCACGATGTGAATGGTGAAGGCGTTGCGGACGAGGCCGCCCTCAAGGGTATAGGGCGGCCCTTGGACGCGCAGGACGTTCGACTCGAAGTCGACGCGACGGCCGTAGGCGAAGGTCGCCGCGGCCACGCCGAATGCGCCGAGCACGAGGTAGAGCGCGATGCGCGGGCGGAAGAACCGCCGCGGCTGCCCCACCAGGCCCGCCATCGAGTCATAGCGAATCAGCCCGCGGGGCCGATTGAGCTTGTCCATGATCTCGTCGCAAGCGTCGATGCAGGCGGTGCAGGCCACGCAATCCATCTGCAAACCGTTGCGAATGTCGATGCCCGTCGGGCAGACGGTAACGCAGCGACCGCAATCGACGCAGTCACCATGCTTCTCCGCTGCGTCGCCGGCGGTGGCGTCGGCTTTCTTGGCCTTGCCGCGCGGCTCGCCGCGGGACTTTTCGTAGCCGATGACGAGCGAGTCGGGGTCGAGGAGAGCCGACTGGAGCCGGCCGTAAGGGCACAGGATCACGCAAAACTGCTCGCGAAACCAGGCGAAGTTGAAGAGCAGGATGCCCGTCAACACGGCAACCACGGCGAAGGCCTCCGGGTGCGCCGCCGGAGATTGCTGCATGGCGCGGAGCAACTGTGGCACCGACACGAAGTACGCGAGCAGCACATGCGCGATGAGGAACGCGAGCACCACGTAGCCCAGGTGCGTCAGCGTCTTGCGCCACACCTTGTCCCAGGTGAGCGGCCCCGCGTTGCGGCGAAGGCGCTTCTCGCGAGGCCCCTGCAGAAGCCTCTCGAGGCGACGGAAGAGCGCCTCCAGAAACACCGTCTGCGGACACGCCCAACCGCACCAGACGCGACCGGCGGCTGCCGTGAGGAACACGAGGCCGAAGGCCGCGCCCGTGACAACGAACACCAGCATCCAGATGTCTTGGGCGTTGAAGGAGGCGCCGAAGAGGAAGAAGCTGCGGCTCTCGATGTCGAGGAAGACAGCGGGGTGACCGCCAACGTTGATCCACGGCAGCGCGACGTAGACGGCCAGCAGCACCACGAAGACAAGTTTGCGCGCCGTCGCGAAGCGCCCCTTCACGTCGGCGGGGTGCACGTAGGCGCGCGACCCGTCGAGGTGAAGCGAGCTCTTCATGTCCACCAGCGGCAGGTGGACGGTCTTGCCGCCGGGACTCGGTGTTACGGGCTTGTCCATACCGTGATGCTCACTCCGAAGCCCCCGAAGATGCTGAGCCAGTGCGGCGACTCAAGGATTCACGACTAGACGGATGGTGGAAGGAAGAGAGCACCCAGAACGGCCCCCAGAGACGGCCGAACCGGGTGGCTCTCGCACTGCTATCGACACATTCTGGAGACGAATCGTCTGTTGAAGACCTATCGGCCCGCGAATTTCTCGCCCTGCGGCGCCTTGCCCCCGGGCACGTTGGTGTTGCGGAGCGAAAGCACGTAGGCGGATACCGCTTGCGTCTTGGCTTCGCCGAGCTGCGGGCCCCACGCTGGCATGCCCTTGGCAACGACGCCGTCCTTCATCGTCTTGTAGATCGACATGGGGTCGCCGCCGTGGATCCAGTACTCGTCGGTGAGGTTTGGTCCGATGGTGCCGCCGCCGGTGGGTGCGTGACAGGGCGCGCAGAATGTAACGAACCCCTCCTTGCCGTCCTTGAGCGCGGAGGTGTCGGCGGCGAGCGCGACGAGGGTGTTCTCGTCGGCACCCTTGCCGGCGCGTTTTGCCGCCTCAACCGTCTCGCGACGCAGCTCCGCCACCGGCAGCTCGCCGGCCCCGAGGCCGTGGTAGTAAAACCAGTAGCCGATGCCGAAGATGACGCTTCCGTAGAGGGTCCACAGCCACCAAGTCGGGAGCTTGTTGTCGTACTCCTGGATGTCGCCGTACTCGTGAACGACCTTGTTTTCGCCGTGCCGTTCCTGTGACCGGTCACTCATGACTGCCTCCCTGCGGTGGAGCTTTCGTGTTCAGGTGCAAGCGGAAGCTCAGCCATGGCTTGGAGCCCGCGCCCACGTTTTCCAAAGGTCCGAACGAGCACGACGACGAAGAAGGTCACGAACAGCACGATGCTGATGAGCGGAAAGAACAGAAGCCCGCTCTCTTCGAAAAATTTCGAGGCAATGAATCGCATAGCTTCGCTCCTTCCTCAGCGGCGCTCGGCGACGGGCGCCGTGGCGGGTTTGGCGTCGGCCTTGCGACCGAGCGATTGCATGTAGGCCACAAGGGCGACGAGTTCGCTGTCTTCGCGGGCATCCTCGGCGCCGCCTTCACGCAGCTCTTTGGTCACCGCCGCGGCCTGTGCGCGAGCGGCTGCGCTCGCGCCTTGGACCTCCGCGTTCGTGTACGGGACGCCGAGCGTTTGCATCGCCGCCACCTTGACGGCGACAGCGTCGAAGTCGACCTTGGCGGCCGCCATGAACGCATAGGGGGGCATGTTCGATCCTGGCGAGGTTGCGCGGGGGTCCTGCATGTGGCGCCAGTGCCAGAGATGCGGGTACTTGCCGCCAACGCGCGAGAGATCCGGCCCGGTCCGCTTCGACCCCCACTGGAAGGGGTGGTCATAGGCCGAGTCTGCCATCTCCGAGTGGTTGCCGTAACGAGCCGTCTCGAAGACCATCGGTCGAATCATCTGCGAGTGGCACGTGTAGCAACCTTCACGGATGTAGACGTCTCGGCCCTCGAGCTCGAGCGGCTTGTAGACGCCACCGGTCGCGACGCGAGCGTCGGTCTTTGAGATGACGACGGTGGGGATAATCTCGGCGATGCCGCCGACGAGGATCGCCAGCACCGAGAAGACGGTGAAGAGCAGCGGTCGCCCCTCGATGATCCGGTGCCACGTGGGCTTACCGGGTACGTTGCTCACCTTGAGGGCAATGACGCCGCCAATCCCAACGGCGAGACCGATGACCACCGTTCCAATGGCTGCGCTCACGTTGAGGAAGCCTGCCGAGCCGATGAGAACCACGACGAGGACCGTGAGGATCATCGGTGCACCGAAGACCAACTGCGTCCAGGGCACCTTGTCTTCAGCGGACGCGACGGGGCGGACGACCTGCACCTCGCCATCGACGGCCTTGCCAGAGCGGGCCGTCATGAGGAGGTTGTAGGCCATGAGCAGGAAGCCCAGCAGGTAGAGCGTCCCACCGGCGAGGCGCACCCAGTACATCGGGCGAATGGCGATGAGCGTCTCGACGAAGTTGGGATACTGGAGCGCGCCATCGGGCGTCTGAGCGCGCCACATCATGCCTTGCGTGATGCCGCTCACCCACATCGAGATGACGTAGAGAATGATCCCCACGGTGCCGAGCCAGAAGTGCGTGTCGGCGAGCGACTTGGAGTGGAGCTTCGTGCCGAAGAGGCGGGGGACCATCCAATAGAAGAGGCCCGCGGCCATGAAGCCGTTCCAGCCGAGCGCGCCCGAGTGCACGTGCCCGATGATCCAGTCGGTGTAGTGGGCGAGGCCGTTGACCGACTTGATGGAGAGCAGCGGGCCCTCAAACGTGGCCATTCCGTAGAAGGTGACGGCCGCCACGAAGAACTTGAGCACCGGCTCCTCGCGGACCGTGTTCCAGGCCCCGCGCAACGTGAGCAAGCCGTTGAGCATCCCGCCCCACGAGGGAGCGAGGAGCATGACGCTGAAGATCATGCCGAGCGTCTGCGCCCAGTCGGGGAGCGCCGTGAAGAGCAGGTGGTGCGGGCCGGCCCAGATGTAGAGAAAGATCAGCGCCCAGAAGTGAACGATGCTGAGGCGGTAGGAGTAGACGGGGCGATCGGCCGCCTTCGGCAAGAAGTAGTACATGATGCCGAGCACGGGGGTGGTCAGGAAGAACGCCACCGCGTTGTGGCCGTACCACCACTGGACGAGCGCATCCTGCACGCCGCCGTAGATTGAGTAGCTCTTCATCGCGAAGACCGGCAACGCGAGGCTGTTCACGATGTGGAGGACCGCGACGGTGACGATCGTCGCGATGTAGAACCAGAGCGCTACGTAGATGTGCTTCTCGTTCCGCTTCGCCAAGGTCCAGAAGAAGTTGATCGCGAAGACGACCCAGACGAGCGCGATGGCAATATCGATGGGCCACTCGAGCTCGGCGTATTCCTTGCCGGTCGAGAAACCGAGCGGCAACGAAACAGCCGCCGCGGCGATGATGGCTTGCCACCCCCAGAAGTGAATCTTGCTCAGCGCATCGGACGCCATGCGCGCCTTTAGGAGGCGCTGCGTCGAGTAGTAGATCCCCGCAAAGATCATGTTCCCGACGAAGGCGAAGATCACCGCGTTCGTGTGCAGCGGGCGAAGACGCCCGAAGGAGAGCTGCGGCGCGACGTTCGCGGGAAAGAAGGCCAGCTGCAGCGCGATGATCACACCGACGAGCAGGCCCACGATGCCGAAGATCACCGAGGCCGCGATGAAGAGCCGCGGCGTCGAGTCATCAAAGACGACCGTCGACTTCTCCAGTTGAGCAGGAGTGTTGGTGGATTCAGTTTCCATTTTCTTTTCCAGTGGGTTTGGCGTCGTCTTCAGCGATGGGAAATAGGGCGAGCCGGTCAGCGTGCTCGTAGTCGCGCCCCCGCACGCTCTTCAGGAAGAGCAAGAGCCCGCCGACGACGAGCATCAGGCTCACAAACACTTGCAGAATCAACACTTCCAAAGTGGGCTCCGTGGACTGAGGGAAGCGACCGTGAGCAGAACGATCGAGAGCGAGCTCAAGGGCATCACCACGGCGCACAGGAGCGGCGTCATGAGACCGAGCGACGCGAGGAGCACCGTGAGGACGTTGTAGAGAACCGCGATGAGGAGGTTGCGGCGCGTCACGCGGCGAAGCGCCGCGGCTGCGGTGAGCGCCAGACGCACGGGCCGAAGGCCCGCTGTGGTGAAGTAGAGGTCGGTCTTCGCGGGCATGAAGGGACGATCGATGGCAGGCGTCGCCGACGCGAAGGCGCGCTCCGCCGCGAGCCCATCGTTCAGACCGTCACCGATCATGAAGGACCGCTCATGGTCCTCTAGCCAAGCGGCCTTGCCCTCGGGGGAGCGTTCGCCGATGGCACGCTCGAGCGGGACGTCGACGCGTTGCGCGAGCTCGTCGACGCGCGATTGCGCGTCGCCACTCAAGATCCAGACGTCGTAACCGGCGGCCTCGAGGGCGCCGATCTCGCCCCGCGCGTCGGGCCTCAGCGACTCGGCAAACTCGAACGCCGCGAGCACGCGCCCATCGCGAGAGAAGAAGACGTCACCGACCGAGTCGGCGCCAACGAACTCACGAGAGCCGAGTCGGTAGGTGTGTCCGAAGACCAGCTCCACCCCCGCGCCGGCGTGCTCCGTCACCACGAGGTCGGCGCGGAGGCTGACCTTACCAAGGTGTCGTTCGAGCGCCTTCGAAAGGGCAACGCTCTTGGGGTGGGCGCTCCGCGCCGCCAGGTCGTAGAGCGCGCGCAGGTCGACCGGCTCGAGCGCCGCGAGCGAGGTGACGTCGGCGACGGCGAGGTCGCCTGTGGTGAGCGTGCCGGTTTTGTCGAAGACGACACGACGAACGTCCACGGCGCGATCGAGAAAGCTCGCCGATCGGACGAAAACGCCCGCGCGCCGCA
Proteins encoded:
- the ccoG gene encoding cytochrome c oxidase accessory protein CcoG, whose amino-acid sequence is MDKPVTPSPGGKTVHLPLVDMKSSLHLDGSRAYVHPADVKGRFATARKLVFVVLLAVYVALPWINVGGHPAVFLDIESRSFFLFGASFNAQDIWMLVFVVTGAAFGLVFLTAAAGRVWCGWACPQTVFLEALFRRLERLLQGPREKRLRRNAGPLTWDKVWRKTLTHLGYVVLAFLIAHVLLAYFVSVPQLLRAMQQSPAAHPEAFAVVAVLTGILLFNFAWFREQFCVILCPYGRLQSALLDPDSLVIGYEKSRGEPRGKAKKADATAGDAAEKHGDCVDCGRCVTVCPTGIDIRNGLQMDCVACTACIDACDEIMDKLNRPRGLIRYDSMAGLVGQPRRFFRPRIALYLVLGAFGVAAATFAYGRRVDFESNVLRVQGPPYTLEGGLVRNAFTIHIVNKRSSETVFLIEPVPAPGATFLVPLREVRLKPLEQVSAPVFVTLPANDFVSDRALPLRVVPKGFEADARTITLPFLGPKR
- a CDS encoding c-type cytochrome, producing the protein MSDRSQERHGENKVVHEYGDIQEYDNKLPTWWLWTLYGSVIFGIGYWFYYHGLGAGELPVAELRRETVEAAKRAGKGADENTLVALAADTSALKDGKEGFVTFCAPCHAPTGGGTIGPNLTDEYWIHGGDPMSIYKTMKDGVVAKGMPAWGPQLGEAKTQAVSAYVLSLRNTNVPGGKAPQGEKFAGR
- the ccoN gene encoding cytochrome-c oxidase, cbb3-type subunit I; this translates as MEKSTVVFDDSTPRLFIAASVIFGIVGLLVGVIIALQLAFFPANVAPQLSFGRLRPLHTNAVIFAFVGNMIFAGIYYSTQRLLKARMASDALSKIHFWGWQAIIAAAAVSLPLGFSTGKEYAELEWPIDIAIALVWVVFAINFFWTLAKRNEKHIYVALWFYIATIVTVAVLHIVNSLALPVFAMKSYSIYGGVQDALVQWWYGHNAVAFFLTTPVLGIMYYFLPKAADRPVYSYRLSIVHFWALIFLYIWAGPHHLLFTALPDWAQTLGMIFSVMLLAPSWGGMLNGLLTLRGAWNTVREEPVLKFFVAAVTFYGMATFEGPLLSIKSVNGLAHYTDWIIGHVHSGALGWNGFMAAGLFYWMVPRLFGTKLHSKSLADTHFWLGTVGIILYVISMWVSGITQGMMWRAQTPDGALQYPNFVETLIAIRPMYWVRLAGGTLYLLGFLLMAYNLLMTARSGKAVDGEVQVVRPVASAEDKVPWTQLVFGAPMILTVLVVVLIGSAGFLNVSAAIGTVVIGLAVGIGGVIALKVSNVPGKPTWHRIIEGRPLLFTVFSVLAILVGGIAEIIPTVVISKTDARVATGGVYKPLELEGRDVYIREGCYTCHSQMIRPMVFETARYGNHSEMADSAYDHPFQWGSKRTGPDLSRVGGKYPHLWHWRHMQDPRATSPGSNMPPYAFMAAAKVDFDAVAVKVAAMQTLGVPYTNAEVQGASAAARAQAAAVTKELREGGAEDAREDSELVALVAYMQSLGRKADAKPATAPVAERR
- the ccoS gene encoding cbb3-type cytochrome oxidase assembly protein CcoS, translating into MEVLILQVFVSLMLVVGGLLLFLKSVRGRDYEHADRLALFPIAEDDAKPTGKENGN